In the Chroococcidiopsis sp. SAG 2025 genome, one interval contains:
- a CDS encoding nitric-oxide reductase large subunit encodes MTDSISVGDRAATGGRSLSLPAWLVLICIIAFTTLLAAGAAIWKNAPPVPDVVQSPQQEIILTRAEIQAGQEIYLARGGQHIGSIWGHGSYLAPDWTADVLHRWGLSTAGVLYNSQPDFSQADLDALPAPERASLAAKVSEQFKTNRYDPQTRTLLLTDAQTQGLKQVFQDYQPLLAHGSAIHSIPDGWFKDNTQIRNVTGFFAWTAWAASANRPNAPFSYTANWPADRLIGNQAPGQFITWSILSVVVLIAGIGVFLFIYLTQEETDEVQPVPARPAVRIPTPSQKVTSLFFGVAMTLFLVQILMGMFTAHYAVEGEGFYGLPLIQFLPYAASRTWHLQLALFWIATCWLAAGLYFAPRFGQYEPKYQALGNTVLLGALAIVVVGSIVGTWQAVTGVLDVKDSFLWGHQGYEYIELGRVWQLLLIGSMVFWLWLLYRAFKPALKQEKTPTGLSHFFLYSAITIPLFYSVGLAYTNHTSLSIAEYWRWWVIHLWVEGFFEVFATVVIAYLCSELGFLKKSSALRATYLTTILYLGSGVIGTLHHLYFSGTPTFIAAMGAVFSALEVVPLTLIGFEVLKTLRLSQEAEGFYRWPLRFFIATCFWNLIGAGVFGFLINPPIVLYYSQGLNTTPIHAHSALFGVYGCLALALMLFALREFVPERAWNERLLRFSFWTINGGLVGMLVLGLIPNGFYQLAQSIDRGTWYARSAEVISSPWMRWTVWLRIPGDIIFAIGALTMFVFTVRAIVAVFRFPVKTAKTTPPELPKAIAARSTKF; translated from the coding sequence ATGACTGATTCTATATCGGTGGGCGATCGCGCCGCAACTGGAGGGCGATCGCTCAGCCTACCTGCCTGGTTAGTACTCATCTGCATCATTGCCTTTACAACCTTGCTAGCTGCCGGAGCAGCAATCTGGAAAAATGCTCCACCCGTTCCCGATGTAGTGCAATCCCCGCAACAAGAAATTATCCTGACGCGAGCAGAGATTCAAGCGGGACAAGAAATCTATCTGGCTCGCGGCGGGCAACACATTGGCAGTATTTGGGGACATGGCAGCTATCTCGCGCCCGATTGGACGGCTGACGTGCTGCACCGATGGGGATTAAGCACTGCTGGCGTTCTCTATAACAGTCAGCCAGATTTTTCTCAAGCAGACTTGGATGCTTTACCCGCTCCCGAAAGAGCCAGTTTGGCAGCAAAGGTAAGCGAGCAGTTCAAGACCAACCGCTACGATCCCCAAACCCGTACGCTACTCCTGACGGATGCTCAAACTCAAGGCTTGAAACAAGTTTTTCAAGATTATCAGCCGCTATTGGCTCATGGTTCTGCCATCCACTCTATTCCTGATGGCTGGTTCAAAGACAATACCCAAATTCGCAATGTCACTGGCTTCTTTGCCTGGACTGCTTGGGCAGCATCTGCCAATCGCCCCAATGCTCCTTTTTCCTATACGGCGAATTGGCCCGCCGATCGCCTGATTGGTAATCAAGCCCCAGGACAGTTTATCACCTGGTCGATCCTATCGGTGGTGGTTCTAATTGCGGGCATTGGCGTGTTTCTATTTATCTACCTGACGCAAGAAGAAACAGATGAAGTCCAGCCCGTTCCGGCTCGTCCAGCCGTCCGCATTCCTACACCCAGCCAGAAAGTAACCTCGTTATTTTTTGGCGTAGCGATGACATTGTTTCTGGTGCAAATTTTAATGGGAATGTTTACCGCACACTATGCCGTCGAAGGTGAAGGATTTTACGGTCTTCCCCTGATTCAATTCCTCCCCTACGCCGCCTCGCGCACCTGGCATCTGCAACTCGCTTTATTTTGGATTGCCACCTGTTGGTTAGCGGCTGGATTATATTTTGCGCCTCGGTTCGGTCAGTACGAACCGAAGTATCAAGCTTTGGGTAATACCGTGCTGCTGGGAGCGTTGGCGATCGTGGTGGTCGGCTCGATCGTTGGCACTTGGCAAGCCGTGACAGGGGTGCTAGACGTAAAAGATAGCTTCCTTTGGGGACACCAGGGCTACGAGTACATTGAATTAGGGCGAGTTTGGCAACTGCTGTTGATTGGCAGCATGGTCTTTTGGTTGTGGCTGCTGTACCGTGCCTTCAAGCCTGCCCTGAAACAGGAAAAAACTCCGACGGGGTTGAGTCACTTTTTCCTCTACAGTGCCATTACGATTCCCCTGTTTTATTCAGTAGGGTTAGCCTATACCAACCACACCTCCCTGAGCATTGCCGAGTATTGGCGCTGGTGGGTAATTCACCTCTGGGTGGAAGGCTTCTTCGAGGTGTTTGCAACAGTGGTAATTGCCTATTTATGTAGCGAACTGGGATTCCTCAAGAAATCCTCGGCATTACGCGCCACCTATCTCACCACGATTCTGTACTTGGGCAGTGGGGTAATCGGCACTTTGCACCATCTGTACTTCTCCGGTACGCCGACATTTATTGCCGCGATGGGAGCGGTGTTTTCGGCGCTGGAAGTCGTACCCCTGACACTGATTGGCTTTGAAGTTTTGAAAACCCTAAGACTATCTCAGGAAGCAGAAGGGTTTTACCGTTGGCCGCTACGCTTTTTCATTGCCACCTGTTTCTGGAATTTAATCGGTGCGGGAGTGTTTGGCTTTTTAATTAACCCTCCGATTGTCTTGTATTATTCTCAAGGACTGAACACGACTCCAATTCACGCCCATTCTGCTTTGTTTGGCGTGTATGGTTGTTTAGCTCTAGCGCTGATGTTGTTTGCCTTGCGGGAATTTGTGCCAGAACGGGCTTGGAACGAGCGGCTCTTGCGTTTTAGCTTCTGGACGATCAATGGCGGTTTAGTTGGAATGCTGGTTTTAGGACTAATTCCCAATGGCTTCTACCAATTGGCGCAGTCGATCGATCGCGGCACTTGGTATGCTCGTAGTGCTGAGGTGATTAGTAGCCCGTGGATGCGATGGACTGTATGGTTGCGGATTCCAGGTGATATTATTTTTGCGATCGGTGCGTTGACAATGTTTGTGTTTACGGTGAGAGCGATCGTTGCTGTCTTTCGCTTTCCGGTCAAAACGGCAAAAACGACACCACCGGAGTTACCAAAGGCGATCGCGGCTCGCAGCACGAAGTTCTAG
- the priA gene encoding primosomal protein N' yields the protein MVGVNLTGRSVVAELQGYYQSQTNQRWLEVLVDCPGTQEIYIYKLPTQLTVQPGDILSVPFGANQVGAIALRFVEQPPVDLSPDKIRAVEDVVSRGFFPPAYWELLNRVAAYYYTPLIAAIRVALPPGLLGRSQRRIKLIGEIKPGVDAFFTPAAKEILALLQAQPNKDYSFVYLQRQVRNAYRGVRELLRMSLVESYLEPPRLTRPKLQKAVTLVSTGLERDITSRQQEILDVLRRQGSDIWLSELLRLCNASPSTLKTLEQKGYVVIEEREMLRQEQGVLQAADEPKILTAAQLQAVEAITQLEGCDRVLLHGVTGSGKTEVYLQAIAPILRQGKSALVLVPEIGLTPQLTDRFRARFGSKVCVYHSALSDGERYDTWRQMLLGEPQVVIGTRSAIFAPLPRLGLIILDEEHDSSFKQDSPIPTYHARTVAQWRAELENCPLVLGSATPSLESWVISREQGAGSRGKRAEGAITSHKSQVTSHNYTTHHSPTHYLSLPERIQSRPLPPVEVVDMRQEIQEGNRSIFSRSLLEALQQLQARGQQGILFIHRRGHSTFVSCRSCGYVLECPACDVSLSYHHVEEGAPQLLRCHYCNYSQSHPRNCPECGSPYLKFFGSGTQRVAQEITRLFPQLRFIRFDSDTTRTKGAHRTLLTQFANREADLLIGTQMLTKGLDLPQVTLIGVVAADGLLHLPDYRAAERAFQTLTQVAGRAGRGDDPGRVILQTYTPDHPVIQAVQQHEYEGFVEAELQQRVALNYPPHGRLILLRLSSVEANAVENTAGAIASYLNNYITPSWEILGPAPANILRVANRYRWQILLKIAPDLQPVLPNWQQVRSLCPNNVSLTIDVDPLNLM from the coding sequence ATGGTCGGGGTAAATTTAACAGGCAGATCTGTGGTAGCTGAACTACAAGGATACTACCAATCGCAAACGAACCAGCGTTGGCTGGAAGTTTTGGTAGATTGCCCGGGAACGCAGGAAATCTATATCTATAAGTTGCCGACTCAATTAACGGTGCAGCCGGGAGATATCTTGAGCGTGCCGTTTGGAGCAAATCAAGTTGGAGCGATCGCCTTACGATTTGTAGAGCAGCCTCCCGTCGATCTATCGCCAGACAAAATTCGTGCTGTTGAGGATGTGGTGAGTCGGGGCTTTTTCCCGCCTGCGTATTGGGAGCTACTCAATCGAGTGGCAGCATATTACTACACTCCCTTGATTGCAGCAATTCGCGTTGCTTTGCCCCCTGGACTGCTGGGGCGATCGCAGCGTCGGATTAAACTAATTGGGGAAATCAAACCTGGTGTTGATGCTTTCTTCACTCCGGCGGCGAAAGAAATTTTGGCACTGCTGCAAGCTCAACCGAATAAGGACTACAGCTTTGTTTACCTGCAAAGGCAAGTCAGGAATGCCTATCGGGGAGTGCGAGAATTGTTGCGCATGTCGTTGGTAGAAAGTTATCTAGAACCACCCCGCCTGACACGCCCCAAGTTGCAAAAAGCGGTGACATTGGTAAGTACGGGATTAGAACGAGATATTACGTCTCGACAACAGGAAATTTTAGACGTGTTGCGACGGCAGGGCAGCGATATTTGGTTGAGCGAACTGTTACGGTTGTGTAACGCCAGTCCTAGTACCCTCAAGACATTAGAACAGAAGGGTTATGTTGTCATTGAAGAACGGGAAATGCTGCGGCAAGAACAAGGAGTGTTGCAAGCAGCAGACGAGCCAAAAATACTGACAGCAGCTCAGTTGCAAGCAGTAGAGGCAATTACTCAACTAGAAGGATGCGATCGCGTCTTATTGCATGGGGTGACGGGATCGGGTAAAACTGAAGTCTATTTACAGGCGATCGCGCCCATATTACGTCAAGGCAAATCGGCTCTAGTTCTCGTACCGGAGATCGGTCTAACTCCCCAACTTACCGATCGTTTTCGCGCCCGCTTCGGTAGCAAAGTATGCGTTTACCATAGCGCCCTCTCAGATGGAGAAAGATACGATACCTGGCGACAAATGCTTTTAGGAGAACCCCAAGTTGTTATTGGCACTCGTTCTGCTATTTTTGCCCCCTTACCCCGTCTTGGCTTAATTATTTTAGACGAGGAACACGACAGCAGCTTTAAGCAAGATTCCCCCATTCCCACCTACCACGCCCGTACCGTCGCCCAGTGGCGCGCTGAATTAGAAAACTGTCCCTTAGTGTTGGGTTCTGCAACCCCTTCTTTGGAAAGTTGGGTGATTAGTAGGGAGCAGGGAGCAGGGAGCAGGGGGAAGAGGGCTGAGGGAGCAATTACAAGTCACAAGTCACAAGTCACAAGTCACAATTACACCACGCACCACTCACCTACCCATTACCTCTCCTTGCCAGAACGCATCCAATCCCGCCCCTTACCACCTGTAGAAGTGGTAGATATGCGTCAGGAGATTCAGGAGGGAAATCGCTCTATTTTTAGTCGTTCGCTGTTGGAGGCTTTGCAGCAATTACAAGCACGGGGACAGCAGGGAATTTTATTTATCCATCGACGGGGACACAGTACGTTTGTTTCTTGTCGCAGTTGCGGTTACGTGTTGGAGTGTCCGGCTTGTGACGTGTCGTTGTCCTATCACCATGTAGAAGAGGGTGCGCCGCAGTTGTTGCGGTGTCATTACTGCAATTACAGTCAATCTCATCCTCGTAATTGTCCCGAATGCGGTTCCCCTTATTTGAAATTTTTTGGTAGCGGGACGCAGCGGGTAGCGCAGGAAATTACGCGATTGTTTCCTCAATTGCGATTTATTCGGTTTGATAGCGATACGACTCGGACTAAAGGGGCGCACCGGACGCTACTAACTCAGTTTGCCAACAGGGAGGCAGATTTATTAATTGGGACGCAAATGCTGACGAAAGGGTTGGATCTGCCCCAAGTTACCCTCATTGGTGTGGTAGCGGCGGATGGATTGTTGCACTTACCTGATTACAGAGCCGCAGAACGCGCCTTTCAAACTTTAACTCAGGTAGCGGGAAGGGCAGGACGGGGTGACGATCCTGGTAGAGTGATTTTACAAACCTACACTCCCGATCATCCGGTGATTCAAGCCGTGCAGCAGCATGAATATGAAGGGTTTGTAGAGGCGGAGTTGCAGCAGCGGGTGGCGTTGAATTATCCGCCCCACGGACGATTGATTTTGTTGCGTTTGAGTAGTGTTGAGGCAAATGCGGTAGAAAATACAGCTGGAGCGATCGCATCCTATTTAAATAATTACATTACGCCTAGTTGGGAAATTTTGGGTCCTGCCCCAGCGAATATTTTGCGGGTAGCTAATCGTTACCGTTGGCAAATTCTGCTGAAGATTGCTCCAGATCTGCAACCAGTGTTACCCAATTGGCAGCAGGTGCGATCGCTTTGTCCTAATAATGTGAGTTTGACTATCGATGTCGATCCGCTCAATTTGATGTGA
- a CDS encoding HMA2 domain-containing protein produces the protein MKFRKLFNREQQSTKTLSSNLEENATLPQEIPHKIAHEVPGRIRFTIPRIATDSEYTDKLKALIESDTRIKDFRINKQAASITVNYEADAIANEQMRSHLIDLIQIAPNIDEPKNATARTILAAIFDAIISLIDSVRNVNNARKGIAYGRFKTDTWERLLSKARNMTKGLKSTSMFVLPKRSLDATNTEKLPTVNKERASDTDKDS, from the coding sequence ATGAAATTTAGAAAACTCTTTAATCGGGAGCAACAATCTACAAAAACGCTCTCTTCAAACCTAGAAGAAAATGCCACACTGCCCCAAGAAATACCTCATAAGATTGCTCATGAGGTTCCTGGACGCATCCGATTTACTATTCCTCGCATAGCAACAGATTCCGAGTATACCGATAAACTCAAGGCGTTAATAGAATCCGATACTCGAATTAAAGATTTTCGGATTAATAAACAGGCTGCATCTATTACCGTTAATTATGAAGCAGATGCGATCGCAAACGAGCAAATGCGATCGCATCTAATCGATCTAATTCAAATAGCCCCGAATATAGATGAGCCAAAGAACGCAACAGCAAGAACGATTTTGGCGGCAATATTTGATGCTATTATCAGTTTGATTGACAGTGTACGCAACGTCAATAATGCTCGCAAAGGCATTGCATATGGGCGGTTTAAGACAGATACCTGGGAGCGCTTACTGTCCAAAGCTAGAAATATGACGAAGGGACTAAAATCAACCAGCATGTTTGTCTTACCCAAACGCTCTTTAGATGCAACTAATACCGAAAAATTACCAACAGTTAATAAAGAGCGAGCTAGCGATACAGACAAAGATAGCTAG